In Nocardia sp. XZ_19_385, the sequence ATCACGGAAGAGGGCGTCCTGTTGCGCCGGATTGCAGCGGAAACGCAGGGAATCGACGGTTGCCGCACGATCGCCGCTATACAGCACACAGCCGCCGCCGTAATCGGCGTCGGCATGGGCGACCGGCAGTGTGAACGGGGCGACGACGAGCGCGGCCCCGAGTCCAGCGGGCACGATCCATCGCATCAGAGCAGATAGACGAGCTGTATGACTGGTACGCATAGGAGCCTCCAGGGGCTTGCCCGACCTAGTTGGAATGATAGTTCGCTACTAGTTTGCTGTCGATCTTCGTCGACAATGCCCGCTGGCTGGGCCGATAAACCATTTCCGCTGAATCGGAGCCGCCGGTATGTTGTCCGATATGGGTAGCCCAGGCATAGGCAGCGCGTGCGCTGTCGGCGCGTTCTACATTCGACTGCGCACGGTGGCCTGGGCTCGGCCGGCGCACCGTGACCTCCCGATCGCGCGATAACCGCGCGCGCCGTTGATCTTTCGGCGCTGATCGGATTCCTTACCGACGTTCCGTCGGTCACACTGTGCACCGGCCTGGGTCCGGGCGAATCACTGGTTCCTGATTCGACCACTCCGTCCGGAGGACACCCATGTCCCGCAATCGTTCCCTTCCGCGTGCCCGCAGCAGCCACACGAGCCCTCGCAAGCGGCTGTCACAAAATTTCCTCGCCGGTGCCGACACCGCCCGCCTGCTGATACGCGCATCCGGAGTCGGTGACTCCGACCTCGTTGTCGAGATCGGCCCCGGCGACGGCATGCTCACCCGCCAGCTGCTCGGCACGGCCGACCGGGTGCTGGCCTACGAGATCGACGGCCACTACGCCGCGCGCCTGCGCCGCCGGTACGCGGACAACAACCGAATCCGTTGCTATCACAGTGATTTCCGGACGATGGCGGCGCCGAGCGAACCGTTCGCGGTCGTCGCCAACATCCCGTTCGGGAGCACCACCGACATCGTGCGGTGGTGCCTGGCGGCTCGCCACCTGACCTCGGCGACGCTGCTGGTGCAGGAGGAATTCGCGCGTAAGCACACCGGCGACTACGGTCGCTGGACCAAACTCGCGATCGAGCATTGGCCGTGCGTCGCATGGGAATTGGGGCCGCGGGTCAGCCGGCAGCACTTCCATCCGGTCCCGCAGGTCGACGCGGCGGTGCTGCACCTTCGAGTTCGTTCGCAGCCGCTACTCCCCCACTCCGCGCTGCCGGACTATCG encodes:
- the erm gene encoding 23S ribosomal RNA methyltransferase Erm produces the protein MSRNRSLPRARSSHTSPRKRLSQNFLAGADTARLLIRASGVGDSDLVVEIGPGDGMLTRQLLGTADRVLAYEIDGHYAARLRRRYADNNRIRCYHSDFRTMAAPSEPFAVVANIPFGSTTDIVRWCLAARHLTSATLLVQEEFARKHTGDYGRWTKLAIEHWPCVAWELGPRVSRQHFHPVPQVDAAVLHLRVRSQPLLPHSALPDYRRLVELGFSGVGGSLAASLGQAFPARVVRKACAGAGIPLEQPVGFVAPGQWLKLFHALG